Proteins encoded together in one Anaerotignum propionicum DSM 1682 window:
- the glmU gene encoding bifunctional UDP-N-acetylglucosamine diphosphorylase/glucosamine-1-phosphate N-acetyltransferase GlmU, whose protein sequence is MKNLKAVILAAGEGTRMRSKKPKVLHEVLNKPMIDYVIDTAKGCGAEKVCVVVGHKADEVKAAIQKDGVVFALQAKQKGTGHAVKMAGSFLEADQDILILYGDTPLIQGKTLEKLVEKHRQQNFGATVVSAVLENPEGYGRIIRDAGGDFLKIVEHKDASHQERCIKEINTGIYIFKGADLISSLARLDNHNVQGEYYLPDCLELILKAGGKVGAVTAEDDKEFFGVNSRVQLAEATKIMQERINHFHMENGVTIVDPQNTYIDSQVKIGMDTVILPGCVLEGKTEIGEDCKIGPNSRLTDMFLGNGVAFQTSTGIESEIGDNTTVGPFAYIRPNCKIGQNVKVGDFVEVKNSTVGDGTKIPHLAYIGDTDAGKKVNFGCGSIMVNYDGEKKHRTVVEDNVFVGCNVNLVAPVTVKAGAYIAAGSTITKDVPEDVLAVARARQQVIEGWKKKKMKKES, encoded by the coding sequence ATGAAAAATTTGAAGGCTGTTATTTTGGCGGCAGGAGAAGGCACTCGCATGAGGTCTAAAAAACCAAAGGTGCTGCATGAAGTTTTGAATAAACCAATGATTGATTATGTAATAGATACGGCAAAGGGTTGCGGTGCCGAGAAGGTTTGTGTTGTTGTGGGACATAAAGCAGATGAAGTAAAAGCAGCCATTCAAAAGGACGGCGTGGTATTTGCCTTGCAAGCGAAACAAAAAGGAACGGGTCATGCGGTGAAGATGGCAGGAAGCTTTCTTGAGGCGGATCAGGATATTCTGATTCTTTATGGAGATACACCATTAATTCAAGGTAAAACCTTGGAGAAGTTGGTGGAGAAGCATCGCCAACAGAATTTTGGAGCAACGGTGGTATCTGCTGTGCTTGAAAACCCCGAAGGCTATGGTCGCATTATACGTGATGCCGGGGGGGACTTTTTGAAAATTGTTGAGCATAAGGATGCTTCCCATCAAGAGCGTTGTATAAAAGAGATAAACACGGGAATTTATATTTTTAAAGGTGCTGATTTGATTTCCTCATTGGCAAGACTGGATAATCATAATGTACAAGGGGAATACTATCTCCCAGATTGTCTGGAGTTGATTTTGAAAGCCGGTGGGAAGGTTGGCGCCGTTACAGCTGAGGATGATAAAGAATTTTTCGGCGTTAATTCCAGAGTGCAATTGGCTGAGGCCACAAAAATTATGCAAGAGAGAATCAACCACTTTCATATGGAAAATGGCGTTACCATTGTGGATCCTCAAAATACTTATATTGATTCCCAGGTGAAAATCGGAATGGATACGGTGATTTTGCCGGGTTGTGTGTTGGAAGGGAAGACGGAGATAGGTGAGGACTGCAAAATCGGTCCCAACTCACGTTTGACGGATATGTTCCTTGGAAACGGCGTTGCATTCCAAACTTCAACGGGCATAGAATCGGAAATTGGGGATAATACTACTGTAGGTCCCTTTGCCTATATCCGCCCCAACTGTAAAATTGGCCAGAACGTAAAAGTTGGCGATTTTGTGGAAGTGAAGAACTCGACGGTGGGAGATGGCACAAAGATTCCTCATTTGGCTTATATTGGTGATACCGACGCAGGGAAAAAGGTGAACTTTGGATGTGGCAGCATCATGGTAAACTATGATGGAGAGAAAAAACACCGCACGGTTGTGGAGGACAATGTTTTTGTTGGCTGCAACGTAAATTTGGTTGCACCGGTAACGGTAAAGGCCGGGGCATATATTGCCGCAGGATCCACCATTACCAAGGATGTTCCCGAGGATGTGCTTGCTGTAGCAAGAGCAAGACAACAGGTGATTGAGGGCTGGAAAAAGAAGAAAATGAAAAAAGAATCGTAA
- the glgD gene encoding glucose-1-phosphate adenylyltransferase subunit GlgD translates to MKAIGIILAGGNNEGRLGVLTDHRAAAALPIGSSYRAIDFTLSNMSNSGIGKVAVLTQYNSRSLRDHLTSSKWWDFGRKQGGLFVFTPFISSTDSNWFRGTADSIYQNMTYLMRSNEEYVVITSGDSIYKMDYHKLVQSHKEKGADITIAYQEMERRDLNNFGILETDEEGRLVSFEEKPEHPKTKKASLGTYVISRLLLVDLLNEIVPQGKYDLVKDIILAKREELKIFGYEFNGYWNTLSTGIDAYYNVNMDFLKKEIRDAFMNEYPYIETKAKDEPPAKYNKDADVRDSIVGSGTIFNGRVEHSVIFRKVYTGEGSVVKNSIIMEGCRIGKNCIVENAILDKEVILSDGQQVIGKSAQDLSILKKGTRL, encoded by the coding sequence ATGAAGGCCATTGGTATCATATTAGCAGGCGGTAACAATGAGGGACGGCTTGGTGTCCTAACCGACCATAGAGCGGCGGCGGCTTTGCCCATCGGCAGCAGCTACCGTGCCATAGATTTTACATTGAGCAATATGTCAAACAGTGGAATTGGTAAGGTTGCTGTTTTGACTCAGTATAATTCCCGTTCCCTAAGAGACCATTTGACCTCATCAAAATGGTGGGATTTTGGTAGAAAACAGGGAGGGCTGTTTGTTTTTACCCCCTTTATCAGCAGTACCGATTCCAACTGGTTTCGAGGGACAGCGGATTCTATTTATCAAAATATGACCTACCTTATGAGAAGCAATGAAGAATATGTGGTAATTACCAGTGGAGATTCTATTTATAAAATGGATTATCACAAGTTAGTGCAGAGTCATAAGGAGAAGGGTGCAGATATTACCATTGCATATCAGGAGATGGAGCGCAGGGATTTAAATAATTTTGGTATTTTAGAGACGGATGAAGAGGGGCGCTTGGTTTCTTTTGAAGAAAAACCTGAGCATCCCAAAACCAAAAAGGCGTCCTTGGGAACTTATGTGATTTCCAGATTACTTTTGGTTGATCTATTAAATGAGATTGTACCTCAGGGTAAATACGATCTTGTAAAGGATATTATACTTGCAAAGCGTGAAGAATTGAAAATTTTTGGCTATGAATTTAATGGCTATTGGAACACGTTAAGTACAGGCATAGATGCATATTATAACGTAAATATGGATTTCTTAAAAAAGGAAATTAGAGATGCATTTATGAATGAATATCCATATATCGAGACAAAAGCCAAAGATGAGCCTCCAGCAAAATATAATAAGGATGCGGATGTGCGGGACTCTATAGTGGGCAGTGGCACAATATTTAATGGCAGAGTAGAACATTCTGTTATCTTCCGTAAGGTTTATACCGGTGAAGGGTCAGTGGTGAAAAACTCCATTATCATGGAGGGGTGCAGAATTGGTAAAAACTGCATCGTAGAAAATGCAATTCTGGATAAAGAGGTTATACTTTCTGATGGACAACAGGTGATAGGAAAATCAGCCCAGGATTTATCTATCCTAAAAAAGGGGACAAGATTATAA
- a CDS encoding glucose-1-phosphate adenylyltransferase: MRKKEMIAMLLAGGQGSRLGVLTRKVAKPAVAYGGKFRIIDFPLSNCINSGVDTVGVLTQYQPLRLNQHIGIGIPWDLDKKNGGVTILAPHVKGGDAGEWFMGTANAIYQNIDYIDSNNPEYILILSGDHIYKMDYSKMLSYHKEKGAAATIAVLEVPFEEAGRFGIMNTKDDDRIYEFEEKPDNPKSNLASMGIYIFTWSRLREALVEDREIHPDSDFGMHIIPKMLDEGQTMYAYRFKGYWKDVGTIESYWESNMELIKALPAFNLYEDFWKIYTNSDHQPPTYTSPEAVVRESLVTDGSEIYGEVYHSILGSQVVVGKGAVVRDSIIMGNTVIGENAVLERCIVDEDCVVGNGVHMGLGENVPNETKPNIYNTGITVIGCHTRVPDGIKVGKNCVIYGNTKEEDYAEGRLDSGKSVVREGK; encoded by the coding sequence ATGCGTAAAAAAGAAATGATAGCAATGCTTTTGGCAGGCGGACAGGGAAGCCGTCTAGGTGTTTTGACACGAAAGGTGGCAAAACCAGCGGTTGCTTATGGTGGAAAATTTAGAATTATAGATTTCCCTCTCAGTAACTGCATCAATTCAGGAGTAGACACGGTGGGCGTGTTGACGCAGTATCAGCCTCTCAGGCTAAATCAGCATATCGGGATTGGCATTCCATGGGATTTGGATAAGAAAAACGGCGGCGTTACCATTTTGGCACCCCATGTGAAAGGTGGCGATGCCGGGGAATGGTTTATGGGTACCGCTAATGCAATTTATCAAAATATTGATTATATTGATAGTAATAACCCTGAATATATTCTGATTCTTTCGGGAGACCATATCTATAAAATGGATTATTCCAAAATGCTGTCTTATCACAAAGAGAAGGGGGCAGCGGCTACCATTGCGGTTTTAGAGGTACCCTTTGAAGAGGCCGGTCGATTTGGCATTATGAATACAAAGGATGATGACAGGATTTATGAGTTTGAAGAAAAACCTGACAATCCTAAAAGCAATTTAGCTTCCATGGGCATTTATATTTTTACTTGGAGCAGATTAAGAGAGGCTTTGGTTGAGGATAGAGAAATACATCCGGACAGTGATTTTGGAATGCATATTATTCCGAAGATGTTGGATGAAGGCCAGACCATGTATGCATATCGTTTCAAAGGTTATTGGAAGGATGTGGGAACCATAGAATCCTATTGGGAGTCTAATATGGAATTGATTAAGGCCTTACCGGCGTTTAATCTGTATGAGGATTTTTGGAAAATTTATACAAACTCAGACCATCAGCCGCCTACCTATACCTCCCCTGAAGCAGTGGTGAGGGAGTCATTGGTCACGGATGGCAGTGAAATTTATGGAGAGGTTTATCATTCCATTTTGGGTTCTCAGGTTGTTGTGGGCAAGGGTGCTGTTGTGCGTGACTCCATTATCATGGGGAATACTGTGATTGGAGAAAATGCGGTGCTGGAACGCTGTATCGTGGATGAAGATTGTGTGGTTGGCAATGGTGTACATATGGGCTTGGGCGAGAATGTGCCCAACGAAACAAAGCCCAATATCTATAATACCGGCATCACCGTAATTGGCTGCCATACCCGAGTACCAGATGGTATCAAGGTGGGTAAGAACTGCGTAATTTATGGCAATACAAAGGAAGAGGATTATGCAGAAGGCAGATTGGATAGCGGCAAATCGGTAGTGCGGGAGGGGAAATGA
- the murC gene encoding UDP-N-acetylmuramate--L-alanine ligase, with translation MTTQFKKSDHIYFIGIGGISMSGLAEILASRGHQVSGTDIRETPVTKHLQSQGININLGHRAENITDDVTHVVFTAAIHDDNPELAAAKAKNLIIMDRAHLLGQIMEDYNSSIAVSGTHGKTTTTSMVAEILLAAEKDPTITVGGILPTIGSNLKIGNSPYFVAEACEYFNSFLQLTPLAGVILNIESDHLDFFGTLENIYRSFHSFGKRIPQNGVLIVNKEIANLNEITEGLSCTVETFSLTQDANWTAQNIIHHDDGKNTFDVHYNNDKKATIHLNVPGDHNISNALAAIATASFFGIPAEAWVKGLSHFSGTDRRFQRKGEKNGVLVIDDYAHHPTEIRATLAAAKKVKHNTTWCVFQPHTYSRTKFLFEDFGDAFFDADEIIIADIYAARETDDGTISAKQLAERVAKTGKSARYVGNFDEILVYLQSHCQSGDLFLTVGAGDVYKIGEAFLAD, from the coding sequence ATGACAACTCAATTTAAAAAATCAGACCATATCTATTTTATCGGGATCGGCGGCATCAGTATGTCCGGCTTGGCGGAAATTTTGGCAAGCCGTGGACATCAGGTATCCGGCACTGATATACGAGAAACACCTGTAACAAAGCATTTACAATCCCAAGGCATCAATATTAATTTAGGGCATCGGGCAGAAAACATTACCGATGACGTGACCCATGTGGTTTTTACAGCGGCAATTCATGATGATAATCCAGAACTTGCGGCGGCAAAAGCCAAAAATTTAATTATCATGGACAGGGCACATCTCTTGGGACAAATTATGGAGGATTATAACAGCTCCATTGCTGTATCCGGTACCCACGGCAAAACCACCACAACTTCTATGGTTGCCGAAATTCTTTTGGCGGCGGAGAAGGATCCTACCATTACCGTTGGGGGTATTCTTCCCACAATCGGAAGCAATTTAAAAATCGGGAATTCTCCTTATTTTGTGGCGGAAGCCTGTGAATATTTTAATAGCTTCTTGCAATTAACCCCCTTGGCTGGGGTAATTCTGAATATCGAAAGTGATCATCTGGACTTTTTTGGTACCCTTGAAAATATTTATCGTTCGTTCCATTCCTTTGGAAAGCGTATTCCCCAAAACGGTGTACTGATTGTTAATAAAGAAATTGCCAACCTGAATGAAATTACAGAAGGCCTTTCTTGCACCGTGGAAACCTTTTCTTTGACCCAAGATGCAAACTGGACAGCACAAAATATTATTCATCATGATGATGGCAAAAACACCTTTGATGTGCATTATAACAACGATAAAAAGGCAACCATTCATTTAAATGTCCCTGGTGATCATAATATTTCCAATGCTTTGGCGGCAATTGCTACTGCAAGCTTTTTTGGAATTCCTGCGGAAGCTTGGGTAAAAGGCCTTTCCCATTTTTCAGGGACAGACCGCCGTTTCCAGCGCAAAGGTGAAAAAAATGGTGTTCTTGTGATTGATGATTATGCCCACCATCCCACAGAAATTCGGGCAACCTTAGCGGCAGCAAAAAAGGTAAAACATAACACCACTTGGTGTGTTTTCCAGCCCCACACCTATTCTCGCACCAAGTTTTTATTCGAAGACTTCGGGGATGCCTTTTTTGATGCAGACGAAATTATCATAGCGGATATTTATGCAGCACGAGAGACGGATGATGGCACCATCAGTGCCAAACAATTGGCGGAGCGTGTTGCAAAAACAGGAAAATCCGCCCGCTATGTAGGTAATTTTGACGAAATATTAGTCTACCTACAAAGCCACTGTCAATCGGGGGATTTGTTTCTCACAGTAGGTGCAGGAGATGTTTACAAAATTGGTGAAGCCTTTCTTGCAGACTAA
- the rlmH gene encoding 23S rRNA (pseudouridine(1915)-N(3))-methyltransferase RlmH, with the protein MKVTIVCVGKLKEAYWRGAIEEYSKRLGRYMKLDIVELPDEKAPETMSPAQEDEVRQKEGLRILKAVKEDAFAVALAIEGKSLSSEGLADFMAERAVRGVSHMVFIIGGSLGLSQEVMKRADFWLSFSPMTFPHQMMRVILLEQIYRAEKINRKEPYHK; encoded by the coding sequence ATGAAGGTCACAATTGTTTGTGTGGGAAAATTGAAGGAAGCCTATTGGCGTGGTGCCATTGAGGAATACAGCAAGCGTCTGGGGCGTTATATGAAGCTGGACATTGTGGAACTTCCAGACGAAAAAGCACCGGAGACCATGAGCCCTGCTCAAGAAGATGAGGTTCGTCAAAAGGAAGGTTTGCGTATATTAAAGGCAGTAAAAGAGGATGCTTTTGCTGTGGCTTTGGCGATAGAAGGGAAAAGTCTATCCTCCGAGGGCTTGGCCGACTTTATGGCTGAGAGAGCTGTTCGTGGTGTGAGCCATATGGTTTTTATCATTGGTGGCTCTTTGGGGTTATCCCAAGAGGTGATGAAGCGGGCAGATTTCTGGCTAAGTTTTTCACCAATGACCTTTCCCCATCAAATGATGCGTGTGATTCTTTTGGAACAAATTTATCGGGCTGAGAAAATTAACCGAAAAGAGCCTTATCATAAATAA
- a CDS encoding MBL fold metallo-hydrolase, whose translation MAVEFCTLASGSSGNSTYVGTKHTRILIDAGVSGKRIQEGLAELKLTGDDIDGLFITHEHLDHIKGAGIFSRRFDVPIYATCETWDAMEETLGKISPGNKRFVYAGENCVINDICVRPFHIPHDAADPVGFNVFAGGKKVTLATDIGHVTDEIRESIAESEILLLESNHDEEMVQKGNYPWHLKKRILSDRGHLSNKTAGELLSAAVDGKMKHVFLGHLSQENNEPHLAFDTVEKILQKNRIQIGKHFNMDMAYRHNTGFKVEL comes from the coding sequence TTGGCAGTTGAATTTTGCACCCTAGCTAGCGGAAGCAGTGGCAACAGCACATATGTGGGGACAAAGCATACTCGTATTTTAATTGATGCGGGAGTCAGCGGGAAAAGAATTCAGGAAGGGCTGGCAGAGCTGAAACTCACAGGAGATGACATCGATGGATTGTTTATCACCCATGAACATTTGGATCATATTAAGGGTGCAGGTATTTTTTCAAGAAGGTTTGATGTTCCCATTTATGCTACCTGTGAAACATGGGATGCAATGGAGGAAACTTTGGGGAAAATTTCGCCGGGAAACAAGCGGTTTGTATATGCAGGAGAAAATTGTGTAATTAATGATATTTGTGTTAGGCCTTTTCATATACCCCATGATGCTGCGGATCCTGTGGGATTTAATGTTTTTGCCGGGGGGAAAAAAGTGACCCTTGCCACGGATATTGGTCATGTTACAGATGAGATAAGAGAAAGTATTGCTGAAAGTGAAATTCTTTTATTGGAGTCTAACCATGATGAAGAAATGGTGCAGAAAGGGAATTATCCTTGGCATTTGAAGAAGCGAATTTTAAGCGACAGAGGACATTTATCCAATAAAACAGCGGGAGAATTGCTTTCTGCCGCTGTGGATGGAAAGATGAAGCATGTTTTTTTGGGGCATTTAAGCCAAGAAAACAATGAGCCTCATTTGGCATTTGATACGGTGGAAAAAATTCTCCAAAAAAATAGAATTCAGATAGGAAAGCACTTTAATATGGATATGGCTTATCGCCATAATACAGGATTTAAGGTGGAATTATAG
- a CDS encoding UDP-N-acetylglucosamine 1-carboxyvinyltransferase translates to MEKLLVKGRKRLVGEVMISGAKNAAVAVLPAAIMAGGKSVLENLPNIEDVSCICNTIEKLGGKCIHKDKHTIEIDCSGGIDYCATFEEVQRIRASYYFLGALLARYKKAEVAMPGGCNFGKRPIDLHLKGFRALGATVEEECGFVRAYADKLVGAPIYMDQVSVGATINIMLAATMAEGVTTIENAAKEPHVVDTANYLNMMGANIKGAGTDVIRIIGVEKLNGAQYAIIPDQIEAGTYMIAAAITGGDVLVKNIIPKHMDSLTAKLVEMNVKMEEGDDSIRVMANKPLRGVNVKTMSYPGFPTDLQPQMAALLSICNGTSVITENVWENRYQYIEELCKLGAKVDINGRIATIEGIPHYQGAKVEATDLRAGAAMILAALAAEGTTQIDGVRYIDRGYEDVEMKLSALGADIQRVLDKE, encoded by the coding sequence ATGGAAAAATTGCTTGTAAAAGGCAGAAAACGCCTTGTGGGCGAAGTAATGATCAGCGGGGCAAAAAATGCAGCGGTGGCGGTATTGCCTGCGGCAATTATGGCAGGTGGCAAAAGTGTTTTGGAAAATTTACCCAACATTGAGGATGTAAGCTGTATTTGCAATACGATTGAGAAGTTGGGCGGAAAATGTATACACAAAGATAAGCATACGATTGAAATTGATTGCTCGGGGGGCATTGATTATTGCGCAACCTTTGAAGAGGTGCAAAGAATCCGGGCGTCTTATTATTTTTTAGGGGCACTGTTGGCTCGCTATAAAAAGGCTGAGGTTGCCATGCCCGGTGGCTGTAACTTTGGCAAAAGACCCATCGACTTGCACTTAAAGGGTTTTCGTGCCCTAGGAGCAACGGTTGAGGAAGAATGTGGCTTTGTAAGGGCCTACGCGGATAAATTGGTGGGTGCGCCTATTTATATGGATCAGGTTAGTGTGGGTGCCACCATTAATATTATGCTGGCGGCGACAATGGCCGAAGGCGTAACTACCATTGAGAATGCGGCCAAGGAGCCCCATGTTGTAGATACTGCCAATTATCTGAATATGATGGGTGCTAATATCAAAGGTGCGGGAACAGATGTGATTCGTATTATTGGTGTTGAAAAGCTGAATGGAGCTCAATATGCCATTATTCCCGATCAGATTGAAGCGGGTACCTATATGATTGCGGCGGCAATTACCGGGGGAGATGTTTTGGTAAAAAATATCATTCCCAAGCATATGGATTCATTGACTGCAAAACTGGTAGAAATGAATGTTAAAATGGAAGAAGGCGACGATTCCATTCGTGTAATGGCAAATAAGCCTTTGCGTGGCGTAAATGTGAAGACCATGAGCTATCCTGGTTTTCCTACGGATTTACAGCCTCAGATGGCGGCACTTTTAAGTATTTGCAACGGCACCAGCGTGATTACAGAGAACGTTTGGGAGAACAGATATCAATACATAGAAGAGCTTTGTAAGCTTGGAGCGAAGGTAGATATTAACGGCAGAATCGCCACAATAGAGGGCATTCCCCATTATCAGGGTGCAAAGGTTGAAGCAACGGATTTGAGGGCAGGTGCTGCTATGATTTTGGCGGCCTTGGCTGCTGAGGGAACCACCCAAATTGATGGGGTTCGTTATATTGACAGAGGTTATGAGGACGTTGAAATGAAGCTTAGTGCGTTAGGCGCGGACATTCAGCGTGTTTTGGATAAAGAATGA
- a CDS encoding two-component system regulatory protein YycI translates to MEWTVAKRFVIILLVIINVVLAGLNMKQKQDNSMSSSQEKAIFQVLSQNGITLYTDLNIDIHPMDRLEARVPSYSKEELETVFFDGGKTKVSPGTKTIYKGESKTLVLSGDRGSFTDQSIKKGVSALGKEDAIKQAERKMEKMKRVFGNYDLSYVSKTEEDWQVEFSSVQDDRNIFSNHFTFFVSDEGIYQVDFTYCEITGTTQEKKDIYMADEALLTFMREWNKGDAARDAAIQKIELGYDLLEQGEAVSGTGLYLEPCYRIYLMEEREPYLVNAYTCQIVKKND, encoded by the coding sequence ATGGAATGGACAGTGGCAAAGCGCTTTGTGATTATTTTGCTGGTGATTATAAACGTGGTTTTGGCAGGTTTGAATATGAAGCAAAAACAGGATAATAGCATGTCCTCTTCCCAAGAAAAGGCAATTTTTCAAGTGCTATCCCAAAATGGAATCACATTGTATACCGATTTAAATATCGATATCCATCCTATGGATCGTTTAGAGGCCAGAGTGCCATCTTATTCCAAAGAGGAACTGGAGACGGTATTTTTTGATGGGGGAAAAACAAAAGTTTCTCCGGGCACAAAAACAATCTATAAAGGGGAAAGCAAAACCCTTGTACTTTCGGGGGATAGAGGGAGCTTTACCGATCAATCTATAAAAAAAGGCGTGTCCGCTTTAGGAAAAGAGGATGCGATAAAACAGGCTGAACGCAAAATGGAAAAAATGAAACGTGTTTTTGGAAACTATGATTTATCTTATGTATCTAAAACTGAGGAGGACTGGCAAGTTGAGTTTTCTTCTGTTCAAGATGATAGAAATATTTTTTCCAATCACTTTACTTTTTTTGTATCCGACGAAGGAATCTATCAGGTTGACTTTACCTATTGCGAAATAACAGGAACAACCCAGGAAAAAAAGGATATATATATGGCTGACGAGGCACTGCTTACGTTTATGCGGGAATGGAATAAGGGAGATGCTGCTCGTGATGCGGCAATACAGAAAATAGAATTAGGCTATGATTTGTTGGAACAAGGAGAGGCTGTATCAGGAACAGGGCTTTATTTGGAGCCATGTTATCGAATTTATTTGATGGAAGAACGGGAGCCATATTTGGTAAATGCATATACTTGCCAAATTGTAAAAAAGAATGATTAG
- a CDS encoding sensor histidine kinase, with protein MNEFLYLTVKQNKIHAEGKHQQLSFESYEKDVVIHGDRDRVGQVVNNIVTNAMKYSLEQASIKIYITEDDIYYKISVKDTGMGIAREDLPRIFERFYRVDKARSRAMGGTGLGLAIAKEIMESHGGKLTAESEYGKGTTMTMWFPKKPPELPCKEV; from the coding sequence ATGAACGAGTTTTTATACTTAACGGTGAAGCAAAATAAAATTCATGCCGAGGGCAAACACCAACAGCTTAGCTTTGAATCTTACGAAAAAGATGTAGTTATTCATGGTGACAGAGATCGGGTTGGTCAGGTCGTGAATAATATTGTTACCAATGCCATGAAATACAGCTTGGAGCAAGCATCTATTAAAATTTATATTACAGAGGATGATATCTATTATAAAATCTCTGTAAAAGATACAGGAATGGGTATTGCAAGAGAAGACTTACCCCGTATTTTTGAACGTTTTTACCGTGTGGATAAAGCAAGAAGCCGGGCAATGGGAGGAACAGGCCTTGGACTTGCCATTGCTAAGGAAATTATGGAAAGCCATGGAGGAAAGTTGACAGCAGAAAGCGAATATGGCAAAGGTACTACCATGACTATGTGGTTTCCCAAAAAGCCACCGGAGCTTCCGTGCAAAGAAGTATAA
- a CDS encoding response regulator translates to MDKKILIVDDEKNIVDIIAFNLKKEGYKVLRAGDGAEGVRLTMEENPDLILLDIMMPKMDGYEACKKIREKKNTPIIMLTARAEELDKVLGLELGADDYVTKPFGVRELMARVKANLRRQIVQEETIPDETDGMVFGRLNINLERYEVRKDGRVLELTLREFELLKFLTQQKGQVFSREILLEKVWGYEYFGDVRTVDVTVRRLREKLEDDPGKPEYILTKRGVGYYFDC, encoded by the coding sequence ATGGATAAAAAAATACTTATTGTAGATGACGAAAAAAATATTGTTGATATTATTGCGTTCAATTTGAAAAAAGAAGGCTACAAAGTTTTAAGAGCTGGTGATGGGGCAGAGGGAGTAAGACTCACTATGGAAGAGAATCCGGATTTGATTTTACTTGATATCATGATGCCTAAGATGGATGGATACGAGGCTTGTAAAAAAATACGAGAAAAGAAAAATACACCCATCATAATGCTTACCGCTCGTGCTGAGGAATTGGACAAAGTTCTGGGTCTTGAGCTTGGTGCCGATGATTATGTAACAAAGCCCTTCGGTGTAAGGGAACTGATGGCAAGAGTTAAGGCGAACTTGCGGCGTCAAATTGTGCAAGAGGAGACCATCCCAGATGAAACGGATGGCATGGTTTTTGGCAGGCTTAATATAAATTTGGAGCGTTATGAGGTACGTAAGGACGGTCGAGTATTAGAGCTGACACTGCGTGAGTTTGAACTATTAAAATTCCTTACTCAGCAAAAGGGACAGGTTTTCTCCAGAGAAATTCTTTTGGAGAAGGTTTGGGGTTATGAATATTTTGGTGATGTTCGTACTGTTGATGTTACGGTTCGCCGCTTGCGAGAGAAGTTAGAGGATGATCCGGGAAAGCCCGAATATATATTGACCAAAAGAGGTGTGGGCTATTATTTTGATTGCTAA